In Epinephelus fuscoguttatus linkage group LG15, E.fuscoguttatus.final_Chr_v1, a genomic segment contains:
- the copa gene encoding coatomer subunit alpha produces the protein MLTKFETKSARVKGLSFHPKRPWVLASLHNGVIQLWDYRMCTLIDKFDEHDGPVRGIDFHKQQPLFVSGGDDYKIKVWNYKLRRCLFTLLGHLDYIRTTFFHHEYPWILSASDDQTIRIWNWQSRTCVCVLTGHNHYVMCAQFHPAEDLVVSASLDQTVRVWDISGLRKKNLSPGAVETEVRGISGVDLFGASDAVVKHVLEGHDRGVNWAAFHPTMPLIVSGADDRQVKIWRMNESKAWELDTCRGHYNNVSCAVFHPRQELILSNSEDKSIRVWDMSKRTGVQTFRRDHDRFWVLGAHPNLNLFAAGHDSGMIVFKLERERPAYAVHGNMLYYVKDRFLRQLDFNSSKDTAVMQLRSGSKFPVFSMSYNPAENAVLLCTRATNLENSTYDLYSIPKESDSQNPDAPEGKRSSGLTAVWVARNRFAVLDRMHSLLIKNLKNEIVKKVQVPSCEEIFYAGTGSLLLRDADGVTLFDVQQKRSLATVKIAKVKYVVWSADTSHVALLAKHAIMICNRKLESLCNIHENIRVKSGAWDESGVFIYTTSNHIKYALTSGDHGIIRTLDLPIYVTRVRGNSVYCLDRECRPRVLTIDPTEYRFKLALVNRKYDEVLHMVRNAKLVGQSIIAYLQKKGYPEVALHFVKDEKTRFSLALECGNIEVALEAAKALDERSCWERLGEAALLQGHHQVVEMCYQRTKNFDKLTFLYLITGNLAKLRKMMKIAEIRKDMSGHYQAALYLGDVSERVRILKNCGQKSLAYLTAATHGLDEEAEALKETFDPEKETVPEVDPNAQLLQPPPPINPLDTNWPLLTVSKGFFEGAIAAKGKAGQMAADLDMDAPGGEGWGDDAELQLDEDGFMDAQEGFGEEGGIKEEGGGWEVEEDLDLPPELDMPAGGGGGAEDGFFVPPTKGMSPTQMWCNNSQLPVDHILAGSFETAMRLLHDQVGVVNFDPYKSLFMQTLSRGRTCYLGLPSLPCLRGHPQRNWKDCGAKQGLPAVGLRLSDLIARLQQCYQLTTSGRFEEAVERFRVILLSVPLLVVDNKQEIAEAQQLITICREYIVGLTMETERKKLPKDTLDQQKRLCEMAAYFTHCNLQPVHMVLVLRTALNLFFKLRNFKTAAGFARRLLELGPKPDVAQQTRKILAACEKTLTDAHQLNYDPHNPFDLCAASFVPLYRGRPVEKCPLSGACYCPTYKGQICRVTQVTEIGKDVIGLRVSPLQFR, from the exons ATGTTAACAAAATTTGAGACGAAGTCGGCCCGTGTCAAAG GCCTCAGTTTCCATCCCAAGAGGCCATGGGTTCTCGCAAGTTTGCACAACGGAGTCATCCAGTTGTGGGACTATCGGATGTGCACACTGATAGACAAGTTTGACGAGCATGATG GCCCCGTCAGAGGGATTGATTTCCACAAACAGCAGCCTTTGTTTGTGTCTGGAGGAGATGATTACAAAATCAAG GTGTGGAACTACAAGTTGAGACGCTGCCTCTTCACTCTCCTTGGACACCTCGACTACATCAGAACCACCTTCTTCCACCAT GAGTACCCCTGGATTCTGAGTGCCTCAGATGACCAGACTATTCGCATCTGGAACTGGCAGTCCAGGACCTGCGTCTG TGTGCTGACAGGCCATAATCACTATGTGATGTGTGCCCAGTTCCATCCAGCTGAGGACCTAGTGGTGTCAGCCAGTCTGGACCAGACAGTGCGAGTGTGGGATATTTCTG GTCTGAGGAAGAAGAACCTGTCTCCAGGAGCTGTGGAGACAGAGGTGCGCGGCATCTCTGGTGTTGACTTGTTCGGTGCCTCGGATGCTGTTGTCAAGCATGTCCTTGAG GGTCATGACCGTGGGGTCAACTGGGCTGCCTTCCATCCCACCATGCCTCTCATTGTGTCTGGAGCTGACGACAGGCAGGTCAAGATCTGGAGAATGAATG AATCCAAGGCCTGGGAGCTGGATACGTGCCGTGGTCACTACAACAACGTGTCCTGTGCTGTCTTCCACCCACGCCAGGAGCTCATCCTGTCCAACTCTGAGGACAAGAGCATCCGGGTGTGGGATATGTCCAAGAGGACTGGAGTACAGACCTTCCGAAGGGACCACGATCGCTTCTGGGTGCTGGGGGCTCACCCAAACCTCAACTTGTTTGCTGCTG GTCATGACAGCGGCATGATTGTGTTTAAGCTGGAGCGTGAGCGTCCAGCATACGCTGTGCACGGCAACATGCTGTACTACGTCAAGGACCGTTTCCTCCGCCAGCTGGACTTCAACAGCAGCAAGGACACTGCTGTCATGCAGCTACGCAG tGGGTCCAAGTTCCCAGTGTTCAGCATGTCTTACAACCCTGCTGAGAATGCTGTCCTGCTCTGCACT AGGGCGACCAACCTGGAGAACAGCACCTATGACCTGTACTCTATTCCCAAAGAAAGCGACTCTCAGAACCCTGATG CACCGGAGGGGAAGAGGTCCTCTGGTCTAACTGCAGTCTGGGTGGCCAGGAACAGATTTGCCGTTCTGGACCGTATGCACTCT CTGCTGATCAAGAACCTGAAGAATGAAATTGTAAAGAAGGTACAGGTGCCAAGCTGCGAGGAAATCTTCTATGCCGGGACAGGCTCTCTGCTGCTGCGCGATGCCGATGGTGTCACGCTGTTCGACGTGCAGCAGAAACGCTCTCTGGCCACTGTAAAGATTGCCAAGGTCAAGTACGTGGTGTGGAGTGCTGACACCAGCCACGTAGCTCTGCTGGCTAAACATG CCATCATGATTTGCAACCGTAAGCTGGAGAGTCTGTGCAACATTCATGAGAACATCAGAGTGAAGAGTGGAGCCTGGGACGAGAGTGGAGTCTTCATCTACACCACCTCCAACCACATCAAATATGCCCTTACCTCTGG TGATCATGGCATCATCAGAACCCTGGACCTGCCCATCTATGTGACCCGTGTGAGAGGAAACAGTGTTTACTGCCTAGACAGGGAGTGCAGGCCTCGTGTCCTCACCATTGACCCCACTGAGTACCGCTTTAAACTGGCCCTGGTCAACCGCAAATATGATGAG gtgctccacaTGGTGCGTAATGCCAAGCTGGTGGGCCAGTCCATCATCGCCTACCTGCAGAAGAAGGGTTACCCTGAGGTGGCACTGCACTTTGTCAAAGATGAGAAGACACGTTTCAGTCTGGCTCTGGAGTGTGGAAACATTGAg GTCGCTCTGGAGGCAGCCAAGGCCCTGGATGAGCGCAGCTGCTGGGAGCGTCTGGGTGAAGCGGCACTGCTGCAGGGTCACCACCAGGTCGTGGAAATGTGCTACCAGAGGACGAAGAACTTTGACAAGCTCACCTTCCTCTACCTCATCACTGGCAACTTGGCCAAGCTGCGCAAGATGATGAAGATCG CTGAGATCAGGAAGGACATGAGTGGTCACTATCAGGCAGCTCTCTACTTGGGAGATGTCAGTGAGAGGGTCCGCATCCTGAAGAACTGTGGGCAAA AGTCTCTAGCTTACCTGACTGCAGCCACTCATGGGCTGGATGAAGAGGCTGAGGCACTAAAGGAGACCTTTGACCCAGAAAAGGAGACG GTGCCAGAGGTTGATCCCAAtgcacagctgctgcagcctccTCCACCCATCAACCCTCTCGACACCAACTGGCCTCTGCTCACTGTATCAAAGGGCTTCTTTGAGGGAGCTATTGCAGCAAAGG GTAAGGCAGGTCAGATGGCTGCCGACCTTGACATGGACGCCCCAGGAGGTGAGGGCTGGGGAGACGATGCAGAGCTTCAGCTGGATGAAG atGGCTTCATGGATGCTCAGGAAGGATTTGGGGAAGAAGGGGGAAtcaaagaggagggaggaggctgggaggtggaggaagacCTGGACCTTCCTCCAGAGCTG GACATGCCggctggtggaggtggtggagcaGAAGATGGCTTCTTTGTCCCACCTACTAAGGGCATGAGTCCCACACAGATGTGGTGCAACAACTCCCAGCTGCCAGTCGATCACATCTTGGCTGGCTCTTTCGAAACTGCCATGAGA TTGCTCCATGACCAGGTAGGAGTTGTAAACTTCGACCCCTACAAGTCACTGTTCATGCAGACACTGTCCAGAGGCCGCACCTGTTACCTGGGGCTGCCTTCCCTGCCCTGCCTGCGTGGCCATCCCCAGAGAAACTGGAAG GACTGTGGCGCAAAGCAAGGACTGCCTGCTGTGGGCCTGCGCCTCTCCGACCTCATCGCCCGCCTGCAGCAGTGCTACCAGCTGACTACGTCTGGGCGCTTTGAAGAAGCTGTTGAGCGCTTCAGAGTCATCCTGCTGTCTGTACCTCTGCTGGTGGTTGATAACAAGCAGGAGATTGCAGAG gctcAGCAGCTGATAACAATTTGTAGGGAGTACATAGTGGGTCTGACCATGGAGACGGAGAGGAAGAAGTTGCCTAAAGACACATTGGACCAGCAGAAGAGGCTGTGTGAG ATGGCTGCGTATTTCACTCACTGTAATCTCCAGCCAGTCCATATGGTGCTGGTGCTGCGCACAGCACTGAACCTCTTCTTCAAACTGCGTAACTTCAAGACAGCTGCAGGCTTTGCTCGACGCCTGCTCGAGCTGGGGCCGAAGCCAGATGTTGCACAGCAG ACCCGCAAGATTTTGGCAGCCTGTGAGAAGACCCTCACAGATGCCCACCAGTTGAACTACGACCCCCACAATCCATTCGACCTGTGTGCCGCCTCCTTCGTCCCTCTGTACCGTGGACGCCCTGTTGAGAAGTGCCCTCTGTCTGGAGCCTGCTACTGTCCTACTTACAAAGGCCAAATCTGCAGGGTCACACAG GTGACAGAGATTGGTAAGGATGTGATCGGTCTGCGCGTCAGTCCCCTTCAGTTCCGCTAA